In Shinella sp. XGS7, a single genomic region encodes these proteins:
- a CDS encoding ATP-binding cassette domain-containing protein — MSFVHEMDLLHAGALSLGPAPVRRETAAAPPAPSPGLGLSLQGLAKRYGERPVLQSLDLRIAPGEFVAIVGRSGCGKSTLLRLLAGLEAPSEGRIEGLAAAQTRFMFQEARLLPWARVLDNVALGLKGPDARERAAAALAQVGLAERGGDWPARLSGGQRQRVALARALVHAPRLLLLDEPLGALDALTRIEMQGLIEGLWQRQGFTALLVTHDVSEAVALADRVLLIEEGRIALDWRVGLPRPRRHDAAFAALEQRLLERVLKTQAADAPSTTPEALAPVAVGALRWAW, encoded by the coding sequence ATGAGTTTTGTGCACGAGATGGACCTGCTGCATGCCGGCGCGCTGAGCCTGGGGCCGGCGCCGGTGCGTCGCGAGACGGCGGCCGCTCCACCGGCCCCCAGCCCGGGCCTGGGCCTGAGCCTGCAGGGTCTGGCCAAGCGCTATGGCGAGCGCCCCGTGCTGCAGTCCCTGGACCTGCGGATCGCGCCGGGCGAGTTCGTGGCCATCGTGGGCCGCAGCGGCTGCGGCAAGAGCACCCTGCTGCGCCTGCTGGCCGGCCTGGAAGCGCCCAGCGAGGGCCGCATCGAAGGCCTGGCGGCGGCCCAGACCCGCTTCATGTTCCAGGAGGCGCGCCTGCTGCCCTGGGCACGGGTGCTGGACAACGTGGCCCTGGGCCTCAAGGGGCCGGACGCACGCGAGCGTGCCGCCGCGGCCCTGGCCCAGGTGGGTCTGGCCGAGCGCGGCGGCGACTGGCCGGCCCGGCTCTCCGGCGGTCAGCGCCAACGCGTGGCCCTGGCGCGCGCCCTGGTGCACGCGCCGCGCCTGCTGCTGCTGGACGAGCCCCTGGGCGCGCTGGATGCGCTTACCCGCATCGAGATGCAGGGCCTGATCGAGGGCCTGTGGCAGCGCCAGGGTTTCACGGCCCTGCTGGTGACCCATGATGTGAGCGAGGCCGTGGCCCTGGCCGACCGGGTGCTGCTGATCGAGGAGGGCCGCATCGCCCTGGACTGGCGCGTGGGCCTGCCGCGGCCGCGCCGGCACGATGCGGCCTTCGCGGCCCTGGAGCAGCGCCTGCTGGAGCGGGTGCTGAAAACCCAGGCGGCCGATGCGCCGAGCACGACGCCCGAAGCCCTGGCCCCGGTGGCCGTCGGCGCGCTGCGCTGGGCCTGGTGA
- a CDS encoding alpha/beta fold hydrolase produces MSAPPAIRRHTLVLPYRGLQLHGERWQVEGARGEALILHGGGSSSSAGFEGLRQSLAAAGFASTAFDFVGQGRSGGELADSSLADRVQQVLAVQDALGLDPAGLSLLGFSMGAYVATRVAGLRGPAALGLAIPAAYAPAAYALPFGPQFSACIRQPRSWEHSQAFEILAGYRGRLLVLSAEADAVIPPEIPPRLYEAAAQASWRAHHRIPQAGHKLDAHYAQRPEDRQRAYARIVELCGGGSAG; encoded by the coding sequence ATGTCTGCCCCACCCGCCATCCGCCGTCACACCCTCGTCCTGCCCTACCGCGGCCTGCAGCTGCACGGGGAGCGTTGGCAGGTGGAGGGGGCCCGCGGCGAGGCCCTGATCCTGCACGGCGGCGGCAGCTCCAGCAGTGCCGGTTTCGAGGGCCTGCGCCAGAGCCTGGCCGCGGCCGGCTTTGCCAGCACGGCCTTCGATTTCGTGGGCCAGGGCCGCAGCGGCGGTGAGCTGGCGGACTCCAGCCTGGCCGACCGCGTGCAGCAGGTGCTGGCGGTGCAGGACGCTCTGGGCCTGGACCCGGCCGGTCTGAGTCTGCTGGGCTTCAGCATGGGCGCCTATGTGGCCACGCGGGTGGCCGGCCTGCGCGGCCCGGCCGCCCTGGGCCTGGCGATTCCCGCGGCCTATGCGCCGGCGGCCTACGCCCTGCCCTTCGGCCCGCAGTTCAGCGCCTGCATACGCCAGCCGCGCAGCTGGGAGCACAGCCAGGCCTTCGAGATCCTGGCCGGCTATCGCGGCCGCCTGCTGGTGCTCTCGGCCGAGGCCGATGCGGTGATCCCGCCCGAGATCCCGCCACGGCTTTATGAGGCCGCCGCCCAGGCCAGCTGGCGCGCCCATCACCGCATTCCCCAGGCCGGACACAAGCTGGATGCGCACTACGCCCAGCGCCCCGAGGACCGGCAGCGGGCCTATGCCCGCATCGTCGAGCTCTGCGGCGGCGGCAGCGCAGGCTGA
- a CDS encoding sulfonate ABC transporter substrate-binding protein has product MIKTLLSRAAARRPLLALIGAGALLATGLVQAQSPAPKELRIGFQKYGTLTLLKAKGDLEKRLAPLGIAVKWTEFPAGPQLLEGLNVGSIDFGTVGEAPPIFAQAAGADLVYVANQPPAPAAEALVVPKDSALKSVADLKGRRVALNKGSNVHYLLVKLLEKAGLRYSDVQVVFLPPADARAAFERGAVDAWAIWDPFLAAAERQLGARVLADGRGAVSNHQFYLAARPYADKHPQVVQAVVEELARLDRWAEGNAREVAQVLAPQIGLDLAITELAASRFSYGIQPISAAVAAEQQKIANVFYDLKLIPKAIRVAEALPAPLRSAAAAPTSASPK; this is encoded by the coding sequence ATGATCAAGACCCTGCTGTCCCGCGCCGCCGCGCGCCGCCCCCTGCTGGCCCTGATCGGTGCCGGCGCCCTGCTGGCCACCGGCCTGGTGCAGGCCCAGAGCCCCGCGCCCAAGGAGCTGCGCATCGGCTTCCAGAAATACGGCACCCTGACCCTGCTCAAGGCCAAGGGCGATCTGGAAAAGCGCCTGGCCCCGCTGGGCATCGCGGTCAAGTGGACCGAGTTCCCCGCCGGCCCCCAGCTGCTGGAGGGCCTGAATGTGGGCTCCATCGACTTCGGCACCGTGGGCGAGGCCCCGCCCATCTTTGCCCAGGCGGCCGGCGCCGATCTGGTCTATGTGGCCAATCAGCCACCCGCGCCCGCGGCCGAGGCCCTGGTCGTGCCCAAGGATTCGGCACTCAAGTCCGTGGCCGATCTCAAGGGCCGGCGCGTGGCCCTGAACAAGGGCTCGAATGTGCACTATCTGCTGGTGAAGCTGCTGGAGAAGGCCGGCCTGCGCTACAGCGATGTGCAGGTGGTCTTCCTGCCGCCGGCCGATGCGCGCGCCGCCTTCGAGCGCGGCGCGGTGGACGCCTGGGCCATCTGGGACCCCTTCCTGGCCGCGGCCGAACGCCAGCTGGGCGCGCGGGTGCTGGCCGACGGGCGCGGCGCCGTCTCCAACCACCAGTTCTATCTGGCTGCCCGGCCCTATGCCGACAAGCACCCCCAGGTGGTGCAGGCCGTGGTCGAGGAGCTGGCGCGCCTGGACCGCTGGGCCGAGGGCAATGCGCGCGAGGTGGCGCAAGTCCTGGCCCCGCAGATCGGCCTGGACCTGGCCATCACCGAGCTGGCGGCCAGCCGCTTCAGCTACGGCATCCAGCCCATCAGCGCCGCCGTGGCGGCCGAGCAGCAGAAGATCGCCAATGTCTTCTATGACCTCAAGCTGATTCCCAAGGCCATCCGCGTGGCCGAGGCCCTGCCCGCCCCGCTGCGCAGCGCCGCCGCGGCACCGACCAGCGCCAGCCCCAAGTGA
- the ssuC gene encoding aliphatic sulfonate ABC transporter permease SsuC, whose translation MSTPALRRGAATALLPLAILTLWQASSQLGWLSTRVLPEPWAVAKAAWGLTLSGELWTHLKVSTGRALLGFAIGGGLGLLLGLLTGSLRWAETALDSTLQMLRNIPPLALIPLVILWFGIDETAKLFLVALGVFFPVYLNTFHGIRSVDAQLIEMARSYGLRGWALYRRVILPGATASILVGLRFSLGLMWVLLIVAETLSAQAGIGYMTMNAREFLQTDVVLVGILLYALLGKLADLLARGLERAWLRWHPGYQP comes from the coding sequence ATGAGCACGCCCGCCCTGCGGCGAGGCGCGGCCACGGCCCTGCTGCCCCTGGCCATCCTGACGCTCTGGCAGGCCAGCTCGCAGCTGGGCTGGCTCTCCACGCGGGTGCTGCCCGAGCCCTGGGCGGTGGCCAAGGCGGCCTGGGGCCTGACCCTGTCGGGCGAGCTCTGGACGCATCTCAAGGTCAGCACCGGCCGCGCCCTGCTGGGCTTTGCCATCGGCGGCGGCCTGGGCCTGCTGCTGGGCCTGCTCACCGGCTCCCTGCGCTGGGCCGAGACGGCGCTGGACTCCACGCTGCAGATGCTGCGCAACATCCCGCCCCTGGCCCTGATCCCCCTGGTGATCCTGTGGTTCGGCATCGACGAGACGGCCAAGCTCTTTCTGGTGGCCCTGGGCGTGTTCTTCCCGGTCTATCTCAACACCTTCCACGGCATCCGTTCGGTGGACGCGCAGCTGATCGAGATGGCGCGCTCCTACGGCCTGCGCGGCTGGGCCCTGTACCGCCGCGTGATCCTGCCCGGCGCCACCGCCTCCATCCTGGTGGGCCTGCGCTTTTCGCTGGGCCTGATGTGGGTGCTGCTGATCGTGGCCGAGACCCTCTCGGCCCAGGCCGGCATCGGCTATATGACCATGAATGCGCGGGAGTTCCTGCAGACCGATGTGGTGCTGGTGGGCATCCTGCTCTACGCCCTGCTGGGCAAGCTGGCCGATTTGCTGGCGCGCGGCCTGGAACGCGCCTGGCTGCGCTGGCATCCGGGGTATCAGCCATGA
- a CDS encoding tRNA-uridine aminocarboxypropyltransferase has product MARPRCPRCLHPLSTCLCDLLRPVHTATELLILQHPREVLQAKNTARLLHLCLAPRSELLTGEQFAPEILAPRLAGAALLYPGEGGAPWPAGWRPQRLVVLDGTWRKSRKMLALNPALQALPRLSWPEAPVSRYAVRRAERAGQLSTLEAAALALQQLEPAASGLDGLWQAFDVLMNRLADHRNRG; this is encoded by the coding sequence ATGGCCCGCCCCCGCTGTCCCCGCTGCCTGCACCCGCTGAGCACCTGCCTGTGCGATCTGCTGCGGCCGGTGCACACGGCCACCGAGCTGCTGATCCTGCAGCATCCGCGGGAGGTGCTGCAGGCCAAGAACACCGCGCGCCTGCTGCATCTGTGCCTGGCACCGCGCAGCGAGCTGCTGACGGGCGAGCAGTTCGCGCCTGAGATCCTGGCGCCGCGCCTGGCCGGAGCGGCCCTGCTCTATCCCGGCGAGGGTGGCGCGCCCTGGCCCGCGGGCTGGCGGCCGCAGCGGCTGGTGGTGCTGGACGGCACCTGGCGCAAGAGTCGCAAGATGCTGGCCCTGAACCCCGCGCTGCAGGCCCTGCCGCGCCTGTCCTGGCCCGAAGCCCCGGTCTCGCGCTATGCGGTGCGGCGGGCCGAGCGGGCCGGCCAGCTCTCCACCCTGGAGGCCGCCGCCCTGGCCCTGCAGCAGCTGGAGCCCGCCGCCTCGGGCCTGGATGGCCTGTGGCAGGCTTTTGACGTTTTGATGAATCGGCTGGCCGACCACCGGAATCGGGGGTAA
- the ssuD gene encoding FMNH2-dependent alkanesulfonate monooxygenase — translation MKILWFIPTHGDSRYLGTSLGARSADFNYFKQVAVAADTLGYEGVLLPTGRSCEDSWVVAASLIDATRRLKFLVALRPGLVAPVQSARMAATLDRLSGGRLLVNLVTGGDAEELAGDGQFLPHAQRYEQSAEFLQIWREALASSHEGRSFDHEGQHLRVQGGKLLYPPINKPYPPIFFGGSSEPAHELAAAQVDTYLTWGEPPAAVAAKIADVRERAVRQGRTLEFGIRLHVIVRETEDEAWRAAAELVQHLDEGVVAAAQAKFASMDSVGQRRMAELHGGRFNKADVRQGLEIAPNLWAGVGLVRGGAGTALVGNPQQVADRIKEYAALGLNYFVLSGYPHLEEAYRFAELVFPLLPLDLREKLSGPQLTGPFGEIVANHYVPQRAASAS, via the coding sequence ATGAAGATTCTCTGGTTCATCCCCACCCACGGCGACTCGCGCTATCTGGGCACCTCGCTGGGCGCGCGCAGCGCCGACTTCAACTACTTCAAGCAGGTGGCCGTGGCGGCCGACACCCTGGGCTACGAGGGGGTGCTCCTGCCCACCGGGCGCAGCTGCGAGGACTCCTGGGTGGTCGCGGCCAGCCTGATCGACGCCACGCGCCGCCTCAAGTTCCTGGTGGCCCTGCGCCCGGGCCTGGTGGCGCCGGTGCAGTCGGCCCGCATGGCCGCCACGCTGGACCGGCTCTCGGGCGGCCGTCTGCTGGTGAACCTGGTCACCGGCGGCGACGCCGAGGAGCTGGCGGGCGACGGGCAGTTCCTGCCCCATGCCCAGCGCTACGAGCAGTCGGCCGAGTTTCTGCAGATCTGGCGCGAGGCCCTGGCCAGCAGCCACGAGGGCCGCAGCTTCGACCACGAGGGCCAGCATCTGCGCGTGCAGGGCGGCAAGCTGCTCTATCCGCCGATCAACAAGCCCTATCCGCCCATCTTCTTCGGCGGCTCATCCGAGCCGGCCCATGAGCTGGCCGCGGCCCAGGTGGACACCTACCTCACCTGGGGCGAACCGCCCGCGGCCGTGGCGGCCAAGATCGCCGATGTGCGCGAGCGCGCCGTGCGTCAGGGCCGCACGCTGGAGTTCGGCATCCGCCTGCATGTGATCGTGCGCGAGACCGAAGACGAGGCCTGGCGCGCCGCCGCCGAGCTGGTCCAGCATCTGGACGAGGGCGTGGTGGCGGCGGCCCAGGCCAAGTTCGCCAGCATGGACTCGGTGGGCCAGCGCCGCATGGCCGAGCTGCATGGCGGCCGCTTCAACAAGGCCGATGTGCGCCAGGGCCTGGAGATCGCGCCCAATCTCTGGGCCGGCGTGGGCCTGGTGCGCGGCGGCGCGGGCACGGCCCTGGTGGGCAATCCCCAGCAGGTGGCCGATCGCATCAAGGAGTACGCCGCCCTGGGCCTGAACTACTTCGTGCTCTCCGGCTATCCGCATCTGGAAGAGGCCTACCGCTTCGCCGAGCTGGTCTTCCCCCTGCTGCCCCTGGACCTGCGCGAGAAGCTCAGCGGCCCGCAGCTGACCGGCCCCTTCGGTGAGATCGTGGCCAACCACTACGTGCCGCAGCGCGCGGCCAGCGCCTCATGA